The region TCCGGTCTATACAGCAGTTTTGGGGGAGGGGGCAGGGGGAGGGGGCACTTCCCACATCCCCCGTCCCGCTTCAGACCTGCGCCAGCTCCTCGCGCTCGCGCTGCATCTCCTCGTGGATGCAGTGGCCGATGCGGGTGGCCATCACGTCGAGCTGCGAGCGGCTGGGCACCGGCGCGCTCGGGTCCGGGAGCTGGAGCGGGAACGGCGAGTCCTCCGGCACGGGGATCAGGTGCAGGTGGAAATGGAAGACGTCCTGCCCGCCGTCGGCCCCGTTGGGGGAGAAGAGGTTGATGGCGCGGCAGCCCGTGGCCTTGCGCAGGCCGGGGAGGATGCGGCGCGCCATGGTGAAGGTGCGCGCGGCGAGGTCCTCGGGCACGTAGAAGAGGTTCTTGTGGTGCTCCTTGGGCATCA is a window of Longimicrobiaceae bacterium DNA encoding:
- a CDS encoding HIT domain-containing protein, giving the protein MDPNENPNCVFCRIIGGDEMVSVIHEDEEIIAFLDIQPLHSGHVLVMPKEHHKNLFYVPEDLAARTFTMARRILPGLRKATGCRAINLFSPNGADGGQDVFHFHLHLIPVPEDSPFPLQLPDPSAPVPSRSQLDVMATRIGHCIHEEMQREREELAQV